A stretch of the Onychomys torridus chromosome 23, mOncTor1.1, whole genome shotgun sequence genome encodes the following:
- the LOC118572886 gene encoding forkhead box protein D1-like: MAAPANDSGGSTRSRSSSPGSREGVGVTAAGARDDGDTGVRDTTAATAPSLPPLEDYECKICYNYFDADRRAPKLLACLHTFCQECLSQLQLRAAAAASSAAPERAPRPPPWHGPPGAIACPVCRHRTPLPDSRVHGLPNNTKLAEAFPLALRAAHDPLPQDRLPPLASRRPAPTAAPPPAPAPQPPQPAPPPAEDIAPGPRARPGLRAPGAYESCQNCKRAALTAGCVCVVFSFLSMVVLLFTGLIFVNHYGGGGGGGGGGGPPGSGSSPGPAPATGSPSPSPVGPICLSVASILALFSVVVTWIICWLKYRPEGAAAASAGSGGSGSRARAAAAPGGGGGGRRSDT, translated from the coding sequence ATGGCAGCGCCTGCGAACGACAGCGGTGGCAGCACCCGGAGCCGGAGCAGCAGCCCCGGGAGCCGGGAGGGAGTTGGGGTTACCGCGGCAGGAGCTCGTGACGACGGGGACACGGGAGTCCGGGACACCACCGCGGCGACCGCCCCCAGCCTCCCTCCGCTCGAGGACTACGAGTGCAAGATCTGCTACAACTACTTCGACGCGGACCGGCGCGCCCCCAAGCTGCTGGCCTGCCTGCACACCTTCTGCCAGGAGTGCCTGAGCCAGCTGCAGctccgcgccgccgccgccgcctccagCGCGGCCCCTGAGCGCGCGCCGCGCCCGCCACCCTGGCACGGCCCGCCCGGCGCCATCGCGTGCCCGGTGTGCCGCCACCGTACACCGCTGCCGGACAGCCGCGTGCACGGCCTGCCCAACAACACCAAGCTCGCCGAGGCCTTCCCGCTGGCTCTGCGAGCCGCGCACGATCCCCTGCCCCAGGACCGCCTCCCGCCGCTGGCCTCCCGCCGCCCCGCGCCCACCGCCGCCCCGCCGCCAGCCCCCGCCCCGCAGCCCCCGCAGCCGGCGCCACCACCCGCTGAGGACATCGCCCCAGGGCCTCGGGCCCGCCCAGGTCTCCGCGCCCCGGGAGCCTACGAGAGCTGTCAGAACTGCAAGCGCGCGGCGCTCACCGCGGGCTGCGTGTGCGTGGTCTTCTCGTTCCTCTCCATGGTGGTGCTGCTGTTCACTGGCCTCATCTTCGTCAACCACtacggtggtggcggcggcgggggtgggggtgggggaccccCCGGCAGCGGTTCGTCCCCCGGCCCTGCCCCAGCTACCGGATCGCCCTCGCCCTCGCCCGTAGGACCCATCTGTCTGTCAGTGGCTAGCATCCTCGCGCTCTTCTCCGTGGTGGTCACCTGGATCATCTGCTGGCTCAAGTATCGGCCCGAGGGGGCGGCCGCGGCCTCGGCAGGTAGCGGAGGCAGTGGCTCCAGGGCGCGGGCGGCCGCAGctcccggcggcggcggcggcggcaggagGAGCGACACGTAG